The Magnolia sinica isolate HGM2019 chromosome 9, MsV1, whole genome shotgun sequence genome contains a region encoding:
- the LOC131255189 gene encoding receptor-like protein 18: protein MALLFSSKNPSFLSLFFLSSLLFLNTQQCNHHHFSALLHLKHGFNFTASTLSTLPSWNSNNTDCCSWEGITCDGPTGHVISLDLSELYISGQIDFESLFRLRSLQKLNLACNAFHLSPIPSGFDQLTSLTHLNLSRSFFYGQIPLEISRLTTLVSLDLSYNYYYNSSGYQYLKLENPSIGSLVQNLSNLSELYLDLVDISSLGSKWGQPLFFPLPPLRKLSLQYCLLSGSIYSFLSQLHFLSELNLSGNNLSSAVPSFPGSLRKLILYNCGLSGSIFSSLSQLHFLSELHLSDSNLSSAVPSFPGSLRKLILQECGLSSSIYSSLSQLHFLSELDLTRSNLSFAVPNFIGNLSSLTSLLLKECGLHGKFPESVFQLPNLQIIDISENPLVSITLPEFPQNNTLQQLILSYTGFSGKLPDSLGNLKFLTHLDLNNCNLSGSLPSSLWNLTKLQYLSLSSNKLSGPIPSSYGNELLNLKEISLWNNLLNGTIPSSLLSLPSLQMLDLSDNQLSGQLGEFHNASSSQLETIDLGDNNLQGMIPRFIFQLTKLQVLSVSSNNFSGVVKLGLFQNLKKLYYLDLSDNNLSVQYGSGNSTFVSIPQFQLLWLRSCNISTFPNFLRNQMQLGELDLSNNKISGEIPKWISEIPPCLGEIGGTLNVLNLQGNAFNGTLLQTFNEGCDIRTLDLSGNQLEGQVPRSLANCKLLEVLNLGNNQIHDTFPLWLEALSQLRVLVLRSNQFHGTIGHPQAFPLLQIFDLSFNSFEGNLPSNMFRSWKAMMKQDKSQSLVLGKMIFGGSSSIKSSIYYQNKVSLVSKGLQMELVKILTAFTVVDLSENKFHGDIPESIGDLKSLLVLNMSNNDLIGGIPSSFQNLRDLESLDLSHNKLSGEIPWQLTELTFLEVLNLSQNFLVGKIPQSQQFLTFNSESFKENSGLCGPPLSKKCKDAESAPPSPLSTLQSERKYDWELMWIGFGVGHGVGVGMLFWTLALWRKGRREFYIFIDRMLSLIFPSMVFSK from the exons ATggctctcctcttttcttctaaAAACCCATCATTTCTCAGTCTCTTCTTTTTAtcatctcttctctttctcaaTACCCAACAATGCAACCATCATCACTTCTCTGCTTTACTCCACCTTAAGCATGGTTTTAACTTCACTGCTTCCACCCTCTCTACTCTCCCTTCTTGGAATTCAAACAATACCGATTGCTGCTCTTGGGAAGGCATCACGTGCGATGGACCCACTGGTCACGTGATCAGCCTCGACCTCAGTGAGCTCTATATCTCTGGTCAGATTGATTTTGAAAGCCTCTTTCGTCTTCGGAGCCTGCAGAAGCTCAACCTCGCTTGCAATGCTTTTCATCTCTCTCCAATCCCATctgggtttgaccagctcaccagtttgacccatctcaacctctctcGGTCATTCTTTTATGGCCAAATCCCACTGGAAATCTCCCGCTTAACCACTTTGGTTTCTCTCGATCTTTCTTACAATTATTATTACAATAGTTCTGGTTATCAATACctgaaactcgaaaacccaagcaTTGGATCACTcgtccaaaacctgtccaatctgAGTGAACTCTATCTGGACTTGGTAGACATCTCATCACTGGGTAGTAAGTGGGGCCAGCCCTTATTCTTCCCACTCCCTCCTCTCCGAAAGTTGAGCTTACAATATTGTCTTCTTTCCGGCTCCATCTATTCTTtcctttcacagctccatttcttatctgaactcaACCTCAGTGGAAACAATCTATCCTCTgcagtgcccagcttcccagGGAGTCTTCGCAAGTTGATCTTATATAATTGTGGTCTTTCAGGCtccatcttttcttccctttcacagctccatttcttatctgaactccACCTCAGCGATAGcaatctctcctctgcagtgcccagcttcccagGGAGTCTCCGCAAGTTGATCTTACAAGAATGTGGTCTTTCAAGCTCCAtctattcttccctttcacagctccatttcttatctgaactcgacctcacTCGAAGCAATCTCTCATTTGCAGTGCCCAATTTCATAGGGAACTTATCCTCCTTGACGTCCCTGCTCCTTAAAGAGTGTGGATTGCATGGAAAATTCCCTGAGAGTGTTTTCCAGCTGCCAAATCTACAAATCATTGACATATCAGAAAATCCACTTGTATCTATCACTTTGCCGGAGTTCCCTCAAAACAATACTCTACAGCAATTGATCCTTTCATACACTGGATTTTCAGGAAAGTTACCAGATTCTCTCGGTAATCTCAAATTCTTGACTCATTTAGACCTCAATAATTGCAACTTGTCAGGATCATTACCATCCTCACTTTGGAACCTTACCAAACTGCAATATCTGTCTCTTTCATCCAATAAATTGAGCGGCCCAATTCCTTCTTCATATGGAAACGAGCTTCTGAATCTCAAAGAGATCAGCTTATGGAATAATTTGCTTAATGggaccattccatcatcattgcTTTCACTCCCATCATTACAAATGTTGGATCTCTCAGATAACCAACTAAGCGGTCAACTTGGTGAGTTCCACAATGCCTCTTCTTCACAGCTAGAGACCATCGATTTGGGGGATAACAACTTGCAGGGGATGATACCAAGATTTATCTTTCAACTTaccaagcttcaagtactttCTGTTTCTTCCAATAATTTCAGTGGTGTTGTGAAGCTAGGCTTATTTCAAAACCTCAAAAAACTTTACTATCTGGATCTTTCAGATAACAACTTGTCAGTCCAATATGGCAGTGGTAATTCCACATTTGTTTCCATCCCTCAGTTTCAACTTTTGTGGTTACGTTCTTGCAACATCAGCACATTTCCAAATTTCTTGAGAAATCAAATGCAGTTGGGTGAATTGGACCTTTCCAATAATAAAATTAGTGGTGAAATACCCAAATGGATATCGGAG ATTCCACCATGTTTGGGAGAGATTGGTGGTACACTTAATGTGTTGAATCTTCAAGGAAATGCTTTCAACGGCACCTTACTTCAGACATTTAATGAGGGATGCGACATACGAACGCTTGATCTCAGTGGGAATCAATTAGAGGGCCAAGTGCCAAGGTCTTTGGCTAATTGCAAATTGTTGGAGGTATTAAACCTTGGAAACAATCAGATACATGACACCTTCCCTTTATGGTTGGAAGCTTTGTCCCAGTTGCGTGTTCTCgtcttgagatccaaccaatttcaTGGCACCATTGGGCATCCTCAAGCTTTTCCACTGTTACAAATTTTCGACCTCTCTTTCAATAGCTTTGAGGGTAATTTGCCATCAAATATGTTCAGGAGTTGGAAGGCAATGATGAAACAGGACAAATCTCAATCTCTGGTCCTTGGCAAAATGATATTCGGTGGTAGCAGTAGCATCAAAAGTTCCATATACTATCAAAACAAAGTGTCTTTAGTTAGCAAAGGGCTACAGATGGAACTAGTAAAGATCCTTACGGCCTTTACTGTAGTGGATCTCtcggaaaacaaatttcatggggATATCCCAGAATCAATTGGGGATCTAAAGTCACTCCTTGTGCTCAATATGTCCAACAATGATTTAATCGGCGGAATTCCATCATCATTTCAGAATCTAAGGGATCTAGAGTCATTAGATCTCTCACATAATAAATTGTCTGGAGAGATCCCTTGGCAGCTAACAGAGCTAACATTCCTTGAAGTGTTGAATCTCTCACAGAATTTCCTCGTGGGAAAAATACCACAAAGCCAGCAATTTCTTACATTTAACAGCGAATCATTCAAAGAGAACTCAGGATTGTGTGGACCTCCACTATCAAAGAAATGCAAAGATGCAGAGAGTGCACCACCATCCCCTCTGTCAACATTGCAATCTGAAAGGAAATATGATTGGGAATTAATGTGGATAGGATTCGGAGTTGGACACGGCGTAGGCGTAGGGATGCTTTTCTGGACCCTAGCACTTTGGAGGAAGGGAAGGAGAGAATTCTATATATTTATTGATAGAATGCTTTCCTTAATTTTCCCTTCCATGGTGTTTTCTAAATAG